A region of the bacterium genome:
CCGCTGGGCCGTGTCCATCGCCTCGGCCACCGCCAGCCCGAGTGACCAGAGATACCGGCGGTAGGCCAGGGTCGCATCCCAGTCCAGGTGCGCGACCGAGTCCGGCGTGTTCTCGGCCAGCGGATCGGCGACGACGTGGACCGCCGCGTACGCCACGCGGGTTCGCAGCGCCACACCGGGCGCCCCGAACGGCGAGGCGGGCCCCAGCTCGTAGCGGCTCAGGGTCCCGTCCTCGCGAGGCAGCGTCACCGCCGCGCGGACCATGCGTTCCTCCACGTCTTCCCCTACCGGCGACCGTCAGAGCGCGAGCGCCGGAACCTCGATCCAGCGCCCCTCGCGCCACGAACGCATCCCGGCCTCGGCCAGCTGCAGGCCCTTCGCCCCCTCGGGGAACGACCAGGGGAAGGGCTCGTCGCGGGCCACGTGCCGCAGAAAGAATTCCCACTGTACCTTGAAGGCGTTGTCGAACGGTTCGTTGTCCGGCACGTCGAGCCAGTGCTGCCGGTAGGCGGTCTGCGGCGCCTCGTCCGGATTCCATACGGCCCTCGGCGTGTTGGCGCGGTGCTGCGTCCGGCACGTCCACAATCCGGCGACGGCGCTGCCGTCGGTGCCGTCCACCTGGATGCTGAGCAGCTCGTCACGGTAGACGCGCACGCACCACGACGAGTTGAACTGGACGACAATCCCGTCGCCGGCCTCGAAGATCGCGTACGCCGCGTCATCGGCCGTCGCGGCGTACGTCTCGCCGCGCTCGTCGACCCGCCGTGGGATGTGCGTGGCCCCGGCGCAGACGACGCGCCGCACCGGCCCCACGAGGCGCTCCAGGACGTAGCACCAGTGCGGAAACATGTCGGCGATGATGCCGCCGCCGTCCGCCGTCCGGTAGTTCCAGGAGGGACGCTGAGAGGGCTGCCAGTCGCCTTCGAACACCCAGTACCCGAACTCTCCCCGGACGGCGAGCACCCGTCCGAAGAAGCCGCCGTCCACGAGCCGCCGGAGTTTCCGGATGCCCGGAAGGAACAACTTGTCCTGCACGATCCCGGTCCGGACGCCCGCGGTGCGCGCGAGCCGCACCAGGTCGAGGCCGGTCTCGAGGTCTTCGGCGAGCGGCTTCTCGACGTAGACGTGCTTCCCCGCGCGGATCGCGCGGCGGGTCGGCTCGGCGCGGGCGGACGTGACCTGCGCGTCGAAGTAGACGTGCGCCGCCGGATCCCCCAGGCACGCGTCCAGATCGGTGCTCCACCGCTCGAGCCCGAACCGACCGGCCAGCGCGGCCAGCTTCTCGGAATCGCGGCCGACGAGGATCGGCTCCGGCCAGATCACGTCGCCGTCCGCCAGCGCGACGCCGCCCTGGCCGCGAATGGCCATGATCGACCGTGCCAGGTGCTGGTTGGTGCCCATGCGGCCGGTCACGCCGTTCATGATGATGCCTACCGTCTGCCGCGCCATGCCCGAACTCCTTCGTCCGCCCCGCCACGAACGCGTGTTTCCCCGCCCGCCACAGCGAGACGACAGGAGATTCGGGGCCGGGATAGAAACCGATTTCTACCCAATGCCCGTGGGGACCTGCGAGGGGGTGGAACGGTATGCAACGGCTTCGGCGGCGAGCGTTCCTTCGTCTGACGGCCTTCGCCGCGGCCGGCGGCGCCCTGCTCGGTCGCGCGGCGGCGCAGACCCCGCTCACGCTTCGCATCATGTGGTGGGGATCGAAGACCCGGCACGATCGGACCATCAAAGTGCTCGAGATGTACCAGGAGAAGAACCCCGGGATCAAGTTCACCTACGAGTTCACAGGGTTCAACGACTACTGGACGCGGCTCGCCACCATGGCCGCGGGCGGCAACCTGCCCGACATCATCCAGCAGGACTACGCGCGGCTCGACGAGTGGGTGGCCAACCGCCTTATGATCCCCCTCGACGACTACGTGAAAGACGGCACGATCGACCTCGCCCGGGTCCCGAAGGTCAGCATCGACGGCGGGCGCATCGGCGGCAAACTGTACGCGATCAACCTCGGCAACAACTCCCAGTCCATGCTCCTGGACGTCGATGCGTTCAAGCGGGCCGGCGTTCCGCTGCCCAATCAACGGTGGACCTGGCAGGACTTCGAGCAGATCTGCATGGCGATCCACGATAAGGCGGCGATCTTCGGCTCGGGCTACGCGCTCTCCGATCCCCAAATGTGGAAATCCGTCTACATCGGGCAGGGACAGTGGGTCTTCGCCAAGGACGGCCGGTCGATCACCGTCGACGACGGGCCGTTCGTCGAGTACCTGAAGATGCTGCTGCGCCTGCAGAAGGCCGGCGCCGTTCCCTCCCGCCAGCAGGAGATCAGCGAGTATCACGACAACATCGAAGCGCAGCCGATCGTGCCGGCCAAGGCCGCGACGTCATATCAGTGGAGCAACCAGGTCGTGGCCGAGGATGCGGCCGGCGGCAAGGACCGCCACTACGCGGTCACGCATCTGCCGCGGCCCAAGGGCGGCCGGCCGTCGAACTACCTCAAGCCGTCGCAGTTCTTCTCGATCACGTCGCACTCCAAGCATCCGAAAGAGAGCGCGGCGGTCATCGACTTTTTCACCAACTCGATCGAAGCCAACCGGGTGCTGCTGGCCGAGCGGGGCGTGCCCATCGCGCCGAAAGTCCAGGAGGCCCTCAAGCCGCTCTTGAAGCCGATCGACCTCGAGACGTTCCGCTACGTGGCCCGCGTCCAAACCGACGGCAGCCCGCTCCCGCCGCCCGACCCGCGGAACGAGGGGCCGTTCGAGAACAACGTCTTCACACCGCTCGTGCGCGACGCGGTGCTGCTCGGAAAGATCACGCCGGAGGAAGGCGCCCGGATCCTCAAGGCCGAGGGCAACAAGGTGCTGGCCAGGTCGTAGGCGCCCCGGGATCGCGTGATCACCGACCTTCTGCAGGCCCCGCGCCGAACGGGACCGGCGACCGACCGCGGCGCCCGCCGCCTGCGTCTGCGGCGCGAAACCCTCGCGGGCTATCTGTTCATCGCGCCGTGGCTCGCCGGATTCCTCGCCTTCACGGTCATTCCCATCGTCGCGTCGCTCGGGCTGGCCTTCACGAGCTACAACATCCTCTCGCCGACGCTCCGCTGGGTCGGCCTGGAAAATTTCCAGCGCATGTTCACGGAGGATCTGCGCTACTGGACCGCGGTCAGGCAGACGTTCTATTTCGCGTTCACGTCGGTCCCCTTGAAACTGGCGTTTGCGCTCGCGCTCGCCCTGCTGATGAACCGGCCGAGCCGGCTGGCGGGCGGCTACCGGGCGCTCTACTACCTCCCCTCGATCGTGGGGGCGAACGTCGCGGTCGCGGTGATGTGGCGGCAGATCTTCGGCGCGGACGGCGTGGTCAACGCACTCCTGGCGGCGCTCGGCATGCCGGCGCACACCGCGTGGCTGGGAAACCCCGCGACGGCGATCTGGACGGTGGTGGCGCTCGCGGTGTGGGAGTTCGGATCGCCGATGCTCATCTTTCTCGCGGGGCTCAAACAGATCCCCGCGGAGCTCTACGAGGCCGCGGCGCTCGACGGCGCCGGCACCCTGGCGAGGTTCCGGCGGGTGACGCTGCCCCTCCTCAGCCCCATCATCTTTTTCAATTTCGTCGTGCAGATGATCTTCGGCTTCACGGTGTTCACGTCGGCGTTCATCATCTCCGGCGGCACGGGCTCGCCGCTCGACAGCCTGCTCTTCTATCCCCTGTACCTGTACCAAAAGGGGTTCCGGGATCTCGAGATGGGGTACGCCGCCGGCATGGCGTGGGTCTTGCTCGTGGTCATCGCCGGCCTCACCGCGCTGATCTTCAAGTCCTCCCGCTACTGGGTCTTTTACGCCCAGGACGAGGGGTAGACGACGATGCCGGCACGAACCGCGCTCCGAGGCCTCGCCTACCACGCTTTCATGATCGGCTTCGGGTTCGTGATGCTCTACCCGCTGCTGTGGCTGTTAGCCAGCTCGCTGAAAGG
Encoded here:
- a CDS encoding Gfo/Idh/MocA family oxidoreductase, producing MARQTVGIIMNGVTGRMGTNQHLARSIMAIRGQGGVALADGDVIWPEPILVGRDSEKLAALAGRFGLERWSTDLDACLGDPAAHVYFDAQVTSARAEPTRRAIRAGKHVYVEKPLAEDLETGLDLVRLARTAGVRTGIVQDKLFLPGIRKLRRLVDGGFFGRVLAVRGEFGYWVFEGDWQPSQRPSWNYRTADGGGIIADMFPHWCYVLERLVGPVRRVVCAGATHIPRRVDERGETYAATADDAAYAIFEAGDGIVVQFNSSWCVRVYRDELLSIQVDGTDGSAVAGLWTCRTQHRANTPRAVWNPDEAPQTAYRQHWLDVPDNEPFDNAFKVQWEFFLRHVARDEPFPWSFPEGAKGLQLAEAGMRSWREGRWIEVPALAL
- a CDS encoding extracellular solute-binding protein: MQRLRRRAFLRLTAFAAAGGALLGRAAAQTPLTLRIMWWGSKTRHDRTIKVLEMYQEKNPGIKFTYEFTGFNDYWTRLATMAAGGNLPDIIQQDYARLDEWVANRLMIPLDDYVKDGTIDLARVPKVSIDGGRIGGKLYAINLGNNSQSMLLDVDAFKRAGVPLPNQRWTWQDFEQICMAIHDKAAIFGSGYALSDPQMWKSVYIGQGQWVFAKDGRSITVDDGPFVEYLKMLLRLQKAGAVPSRQQEISEYHDNIEAQPIVPAKAATSYQWSNQVVAEDAAGGKDRHYAVTHLPRPKGGRPSNYLKPSQFFSITSHSKHPKESAAVIDFFTNSIEANRVLLAERGVPIAPKVQEALKPLLKPIDLETFRYVARVQTDGSPLPPPDPRNEGPFENNVFTPLVRDAVLLGKITPEEGARILKAEGNKVLARS
- a CDS encoding sugar ABC transporter permease — protein: MITDLLQAPRRTGPATDRGARRLRLRRETLAGYLFIAPWLAGFLAFTVIPIVASLGLAFTSYNILSPTLRWVGLENFQRMFTEDLRYWTAVRQTFYFAFTSVPLKLAFALALALLMNRPSRLAGGYRALYYLPSIVGANVAVAVMWRQIFGADGVVNALLAALGMPAHTAWLGNPATAIWTVVALAVWEFGSPMLIFLAGLKQIPAELYEAAALDGAGTLARFRRVTLPLLSPIIFFNFVVQMIFGFTVFTSAFIISGGTGSPLDSLLFYPLYLYQKGFRDLEMGYAAGMAWVLLVVIAGLTALIFKSSRYWVFYAQDEG